Part of the Streptomyces sp. f51 genome is shown below.
TCGGCCGGGCCGGGGTGTCGTCCGGGGGACGGTCAGCCGAGCTGGGGTGCCACCTCGGAGGCGATCAGGTCCAGCTGGTCCAGGTCGGTGAGGTCCAGCATCTGGAGGTACATCCGCTGCGAACCGACCGCCTGATAGCGGGCGATCCGCTCGACGACCTCCGCCGGAGAACCCGCGAGCCCGTTCGCCTTCAGCTCGTCGACATCGCGCCCGATGGCGTCCGCCCGGCGCCTCACCTCGCTGTCGGTCCGTCCGACGCACGCCACCAGCGCGTTGGAGTAGACGAGTTCGTCGGGCTTGCGCCCGGCCTGCTCCAACGCGGCGCGGACCCGGCCGAACTGCTGCTCCGTGTCCGGGACCGAGGCGAAGGGGATGTTGAACTCGTCGGCGTAGCGGGCCGCGAGCGCGGGGGTCCGCCTGGCGCCGTGGCCGCCGATCAGCACGGGCACCTTCGACTGCGTGGGCTTGGGCAGCGCGGGCGAGTCCTTCAGCTGGTAGTAGGTGCCGTCGAACGTGAAGCGCTCGCCGACCGGCGTGCCCCACAACCCGGTGACGACCGCGAGCTGCTCCTCCAGCCGGCCGAACTTCTCCTTCGGGAACGGGATGCCGTACGCCGTGTGCTCGGCCTCGTACCAGCCCGCACCGAGGCCGAGTTCCACACGGCCGCCCGACATCTGGTCGACCTGGGCGACCTGGATGGCGAGCACACCGGGGAGGCGAAAGGTTCCGGCGGTCATCAAGGTGCCCAGGCGGATGCGGCTCGTCTCGCGGGCGATGCCGGCCAGGGTGATCCACGCGTCGGTGGGGCCGGGGAGGCCGTCCACGGAACCCATGTGCACATAGTGATCAGAGCGGAAAAAGGCTCCGTAATGGAGGTCTTCGGCGGCCTTGGCGACGCGGAGCAGCGTGTCGTAGGTCGCGCCCTGCTGCGGTTCTGTGAAGATTCGAAGATCCATGTATCCATCATGCACCGGTCACAACAGGCGTTCCCTGTCGAACCGCTGGCACGCCTCCGCCCGTCGTGAAACATCTCCGGGCGACGGGCGGGGCCGCCGTCCGGAGGCGGGGCCCGCCGCGCCTACGGCTGCCCGGCGAGCTGGGGGTACAGGTCGCTCAGCTCTCCCGAGAGACCGGCCTTGACCTGGCGGGTGAGGGCGTCGGCGAGGACCTCGTGGGCGTCCGTCTCGATCCCGTCGAGTGCCTGCGCCGCGACGCTGTGCGCGGTGACCTTGGGTACGTCGAGGCTCGCGGTCAGATCGGTGTCGACGTAGCCGACGTGCAGCCCGGTGACCTTGATGCCGCGCGGCCGGAGCTCCAGGCGCAGCGCGTTGCTCTGGGACCACAGGGCGGCCTTGGCGGCGCTGTAGCCGTCGGCGCCGGGAACCGTCACCCACGACAGCACCGAGTGGACGGTGAGGATGTGGCCGCCGCCGTTGCGCTCCATGACCGGGACGAAGGCCCGGGTGGTGAGGAGCGGGCCGAAGAAGTTGATGTCGAACTCCCGCCGCAGGTCCTCGACGGGGGAGTCCAGGAACGACGTCGGGGCCGTCGCGCCCGCGTTGTTGATCAGCACGGTGACGTCCTGGGCCCGTGCCGCGGCGGCCGCCACCGACGCGGGGTCGGTGACCTCCAGGGCCAGCGGCACCGCGTCGGGGTGCGCGACGGTCCGCGGGTCCCGGGCGGTCGCGTAGACCTTCCGGGCGCCGCGCTCGTACAGCGCGTCCACGAAGGCCTTCCCGATACCGCGGCTGCCACCCGTCACGAGTGCCACCGAGCCTTCGATGCTGGTCATGAGCTTCTCCTCTTGAGGGGCGCTGTGAATCGGGAGGACGGAGCGCTCGAAGCGCGGGCGGCTCCGCCGGGGTGCCGCACCGGCCATATCGTAAACCGATCGGTTTTCCATCCTCACCCGCACTGTAAACCGATCGGTTTCCGCAGGGCAAGCGGAGAACGTAAGCTGGGCCCATGACACAGGCGACCTCCACCGCGACCGCCGGTTCACCGACCCGCGACCGGCTGCTCGACGCCGCGGCCGAACTCTTCTACCGCGAGGGCGTCGGCGTCGGGGTCGAGGCGCTGTGCCGGGTGGCCGGAGTGTCCAAGCGCTCGATGTACCAGCTGTTCGACAGCAAGGACGGCGTGCTGGCGGCGAGCCTGGAGCGCAGCGCGCCCGCGTATCTGGCGTTCCTGCTGCCCCCCGACGACGGCCGGCCGCCGCGTGACCGCGTCCTGCACGTCTTCGAGCGTCTGGAGGAGATGGCGGCCCGGCCGGACTTCCGCGGCTGCCCCTTCGTGGCCGTGACCGCCGAGCTGAAGGCGCCGGACCACCCCGCCAGTGTGGTGGCGCGCCGCTGCAAGGACGCGCTGACCGCGTTCTTCCGGCAGGAGGCCGAGCGCGGCGGAGCCGGCGACCCCGAGCTGCTCGCACGCCAGCTGACCGTCGCCTTCGACGGATCGGGCGTCCGTGCCGTCATGCAGGGCCAGGGTCTGGACGGCCTCGCCCTCGCGACGGCCACCGCCCTGCTCACGGGCGCGGGCATCGACGCCGAGG
Proteins encoded:
- a CDS encoding TetR/AcrR family transcriptional regulator translates to MTQATSTATAGSPTRDRLLDAAAELFYREGVGVGVEALCRVAGVSKRSMYQLFDSKDGVLAASLERSAPAYLAFLLPPDDGRPPRDRVLHVFERLEEMAARPDFRGCPFVAVTAELKAPDHPASVVARRCKDALTAFFRQEAERGGAGDPELLARQLTVAFDGSGVRAVMQGQGLDGLALATATALLTGAGIDAEEAPGRPEPETSA
- a CDS encoding SDR family oxidoreductase, which encodes MTSIEGSVALVTGGSRGIGKAFVDALYERGARKVYATARDPRTVAHPDAVPLALEVTDPASVAAAAARAQDVTVLINNAGATAPTSFLDSPVEDLRREFDINFFGPLLTTRAFVPVMERNGGGHILTVHSVLSWVTVPGADGYSAAKAALWSQSNALRLELRPRGIKVTGLHVGYVDTDLTASLDVPKVTAHSVAAQALDGIETDAHEVLADALTRQVKAGLSGELSDLYPQLAGQP
- a CDS encoding LLM class F420-dependent oxidoreductase, producing the protein MDLRIFTEPQQGATYDTLLRVAKAAEDLHYGAFFRSDHYVHMGSVDGLPGPTDAWITLAGIARETSRIRLGTLMTAGTFRLPGVLAIQVAQVDQMSGGRVELGLGAGWYEAEHTAYGIPFPKEKFGRLEEQLAVVTGLWGTPVGERFTFDGTYYQLKDSPALPKPTQSKVPVLIGGHGARRTPALAARYADEFNIPFASVPDTEQQFGRVRAALEQAGRKPDELVYSNALVACVGRTDSEVRRRADAIGRDVDELKANGLAGSPAEVVERIARYQAVGSQRMYLQMLDLTDLDQLDLIASEVAPQLG